One stretch of Microvirga lotononidis DNA includes these proteins:
- a CDS encoding DNA-packaging protein, with protein MRKRRLADATASWSEDDFEQVLRHWPIRCRPEQRLPGLARQHEPWTTWLMLGGRGAGKTRTGAEWVRGIALRQPDFAHQSSRRIALIGETFSDARNVMVEGPAGILSIHARHERPAWSPSLRKLEWPNGAVAHVFSAEDPDSLRGPQFDAAWADELAKWKHVEETWDMLQFGLRLGEHPRQMVTTTPRPIPLIKRFLADPSVAVSRVRTSDNAENLAPVFLDTVLRRYAGTRLGRQELDGDIIEDRPDALWTRDMIEASRIAAVPALARIVVAVDPPASSSKRADSCGIVAAGMDENGIAYVLDDATAAHLKPPEWAAKAVALYRRLEADALVVETNQGGEMATGVIREVDPSVPVIGVRATRGKYLRAEPVSVLYAQSRVRHVGALPELEDELCDFGPGGLTSGRSPDRMDALVWALTELMLREKREPRVRML; from the coding sequence TTGCGGAAGAGGAGGCTCGCGGATGCGACGGCATCCTGGTCTGAAGACGATTTCGAACAGGTTCTGCGCCATTGGCCGATCCGTTGCCGGCCCGAGCAGCGGCTGCCGGGACTGGCACGCCAGCATGAGCCCTGGACGACATGGCTCATGCTCGGCGGGCGAGGGGCGGGCAAGACCCGTACCGGCGCCGAATGGGTGCGCGGCATCGCGCTCAGGCAGCCCGACTTCGCTCATCAATCGTCACGGCGCATCGCACTGATCGGCGAGACCTTTTCGGATGCGCGCAATGTGATGGTGGAAGGCCCCGCGGGCATTCTTTCCATCCATGCGCGTCATGAACGCCCCGCCTGGTCGCCGTCCTTGCGCAAGCTCGAATGGCCGAACGGCGCTGTGGCTCATGTGTTCTCGGCGGAGGATCCGGATTCCCTGCGCGGCCCGCAATTCGACGCCGCCTGGGCCGACGAGCTCGCCAAATGGAAGCACGTGGAGGAGACCTGGGACATGCTGCAGTTCGGTCTTCGCCTCGGTGAGCATCCGCGCCAGATGGTGACGACGACGCCACGGCCGATTCCGCTCATCAAGCGCTTCCTCGCCGATCCGTCGGTGGCGGTGTCGCGGGTGCGCACGTCCGACAACGCGGAGAACTTGGCGCCCGTCTTTCTCGATACGGTCCTGCGCCGCTATGCGGGCACGCGTCTCGGTCGTCAGGAACTCGACGGCGACATCATCGAGGATCGTCCCGATGCCTTGTGGACCCGCGACATGATCGAGGCGAGCCGGATCGCCGCCGTGCCTGCACTCGCGCGCATCGTCGTCGCGGTCGATCCGCCCGCCTCCTCGTCGAAGCGTGCCGATTCCTGCGGGATCGTTGCGGCCGGCATGGACGAGAACGGCATCGCCTACGTGCTCGACGATGCGACGGCCGCGCACCTGAAGCCGCCGGAATGGGCCGCGAAGGCCGTGGCGCTTTACCGGCGCCTTGAAGCCGACGCGCTCGTCGTCGAGACGAACCAGGGCGGCGAGATGGCGACCGGCGTGATCCGCGAAGTCGATCCGTCCGTGCCTGTCATCGGCGTGCGCGCGACGCGCGGCAAGTATCTGCGCGCCGAGCCGGTTTCGGTGCTCTACGCGCAGAGCCGCGTGCGCCACGTGGGCGCGCTGCCGGAACTGGAAGACGAGCTGTGTGACTTCGGTCCCGGCGGCCTCACCTCCGGCCGCTCGCCCGATCGCATGGACGCGCTCGTCTGGGCGCTCACCGAACTGATGCTGAGGGAAAAGCGTGAGCCGAGGGTGCGGATGTTGTGA
- a CDS encoding phage portal protein, with product MLNRLTRWLQAPPEAKASRAQSAVALYVAGRAVWTPRDYAALSREGFQKNAIVHRAVRLVSEAAASLPLMLKSEDRDLSAHPLLSLLSRPNARETGQRFLESLYGHLMVSGNAYVEAVSLEGAPHELYVLRPDRMRVVPDEDGWPGAYEYAVGTQTVRFAIRDDEACPPILHMTLFHPADDHYGLSPMEAAATALDIHNAAGAWNKALLDNAARPSGALVVGGATLTDAQFDRLKSELETNYQGAGNAGRPLLLEGGLDWRPLSLSPKDMDFVEAKAAAAREIALAFGVPPLLLGLPGDSTHANYAEANRAFYRQTVIPLVKRTAESLSHWLAPAFGEALRLEPDLDAIEALADERESLWRRVSAATFLSNDEKREAVGYGRNAGRKGKAR from the coding sequence ATGCTCAATCGATTGACCCGTTGGCTTCAGGCGCCGCCCGAGGCCAAGGCTTCGCGCGCGCAAAGCGCCGTTGCGCTCTATGTCGCCGGGCGCGCCGTGTGGACGCCGCGCGATTACGCGGCGTTGTCGCGCGAAGGATTCCAGAAGAACGCCATCGTGCATCGCGCCGTGCGGCTCGTGAGCGAGGCGGCGGCGTCCCTGCCGCTGATGCTCAAGAGCGAGGACCGCGACTTGTCGGCGCATCCGCTCCTGTCCTTGCTCTCGCGGCCGAATGCGCGCGAGACGGGGCAGCGGTTCCTGGAGAGCCTCTACGGTCACCTCATGGTGTCCGGCAACGCCTATGTGGAGGCGGTGAGCCTCGAGGGTGCGCCGCACGAGCTTTACGTCTTGCGCCCCGACCGGATGCGCGTGGTGCCGGATGAGGACGGCTGGCCGGGAGCTTACGAATATGCGGTCGGCACGCAGACCGTGCGTTTCGCGATCCGCGACGACGAGGCTTGTCCGCCGATCCTGCATATGACCCTGTTCCATCCGGCGGACGACCATTACGGCCTCTCGCCCATGGAAGCGGCCGCCACCGCGCTCGACATCCACAACGCGGCGGGTGCCTGGAACAAGGCGCTCCTCGACAACGCGGCGCGCCCGTCCGGTGCCCTCGTGGTCGGCGGCGCGACGCTCACCGACGCGCAGTTCGACCGGCTCAAGAGCGAGCTCGAAACCAATTATCAAGGCGCCGGCAATGCCGGCCGGCCGCTGCTCCTCGAAGGCGGCCTCGACTGGCGCCCGCTCTCGCTCTCGCCGAAGGACATGGATTTCGTCGAAGCGAAAGCGGCGGCCGCCCGCGAAATCGCGCTCGCCTTCGGCGTGCCGCCCCTGCTGCTCGGTCTTCCCGGCGACAGCACCCATGCGAACTACGCCGAAGCCAACCGCGCTTTCTATCGGCAGACGGTGATTCCGCTTGTGAAGCGCACGGCCGAATCGTTGTCGCATTGGCTCGCCCCGGCGTTCGGCGAAGCCCTGCGGCTCGAACCCGACCTCGACGCCATCGAGGCGCTGGCCGACGAACGCGAAAGCCTCTGGCGCCGCGTCTCGGCGGCGACGTTCCTGTCCAACGACGAGAAGCGCGAGGCCGTCGGATACGGGCGTAACGCTGGGCGGAAGGGGAAAGCGCGATAA
- a CDS encoding HK97 family phage prohead protease has protein sequence MKPGQTVIRERKFLPEPLNAVDVDGVFEGYASLFGTADLGKDVVMPGAFSDSLRKRGAADVRLLWQHDPGQPIGRWLLIMEDRRGLRVRGKLNLAVERAREIHALMREGAVDGLSIGFRVERARAERPTGLRRLEKLDLWEISIVTFPMLPDARVETVKHTAPRLAAGIRRATVRLLS, from the coding sequence ATGAAACCGGGCCAGACCGTCATCCGGGAGCGCAAGTTCCTGCCCGAGCCGCTGAACGCGGTCGATGTCGACGGGGTGTTCGAGGGCTATGCCAGCCTGTTCGGCACCGCCGATCTCGGCAAGGACGTGGTCATGCCAGGCGCGTTCTCGGACTCCTTACGCAAACGCGGCGCGGCCGACGTGCGGCTGCTCTGGCAACACGATCCGGGCCAGCCCATCGGACGCTGGCTCCTCATCATGGAGGACCGGCGTGGCCTGCGCGTGCGCGGCAAGCTCAACCTGGCCGTGGAGCGTGCACGGGAGATCCACGCGCTCATGCGCGAGGGCGCGGTCGACGGGCTCTCCATCGGCTTTCGCGTCGAGCGCGCCCGCGCCGAACGGCCCACCGGCCTGCGCCGCCTGGAGAAGCTCGACCTGTGGGAGATCTCCATCGTGACCTTTCCCATGCTGCCCGACGCGCGGGTCGAAACCGTGAAACACACGGCGCCGAGGCTCGCCGCCGGCATCCGCAGGGCGACGGTGCGATTATTGTCCTGA
- a CDS encoding phage major capsid protein yields the protein MIPVVDTKSISDDVASAFEDFARAFEAFKETNDTRLSEIETRLSSDVVTDEKLTRIDTALDDAKRRIDRLSLERSRPPLGRATDMPHDPAKGEHKAAFHSYIRSGEAAGLKRLEEKALSAGSGPDGGYLVPDTVETEVLRRLSAVSPIRAISSVRVISGGQYKRAFSVAGPATGWVGETAARPQTASPTLSEMSFPAMELYAMPAATQTLLDDAVVDIDRWIAEEVEAAFAEQESTAFVSGDGVNKPKGFLSADRVEEEVWEWGKLGTVRTGGASFPADNPSDVLVDLIYALKAGYRQNASFVMNRKTQSTIRRFKDDNGQYLWAPPASIGQAATLMGFPVVEAEDMPDIAANACAVAFGDFKRGYLIVDRAGMRVLRDPYSAKPYVLFYTTKRVGGGVQDYAAIKLLKFAA from the coding sequence ATGATCCCAGTTGTAGACACCAAATCCATTTCCGACGACGTCGCCTCGGCCTTCGAGGATTTCGCCCGCGCCTTCGAGGCGTTCAAGGAGACGAACGATACGCGCCTGTCCGAGATCGAGACGCGGCTTTCGAGCGACGTCGTGACGGACGAGAAACTCACCCGCATCGACACCGCGCTCGACGACGCCAAGCGCCGCATCGACCGTCTCTCCCTCGAGCGTTCGCGCCCGCCCCTGGGCCGCGCGACGGACATGCCGCACGATCCGGCTAAAGGAGAGCACAAGGCCGCGTTCCATTCCTACATCCGTAGCGGCGAGGCCGCGGGCCTCAAACGGCTCGAGGAGAAGGCTCTTTCCGCCGGCTCCGGTCCCGATGGCGGCTATCTCGTGCCGGACACCGTCGAGACCGAGGTTCTGCGCCGTCTCTCCGCCGTCTCGCCGATCCGCGCCATCTCGTCGGTGCGGGTGATTTCCGGCGGTCAGTACAAGCGCGCCTTCTCGGTCGCCGGCCCGGCGACGGGCTGGGTCGGCGAGACGGCGGCCCGTCCGCAGACCGCGAGCCCGACGCTCTCCGAGATGAGCTTCCCGGCCATGGAGCTCTACGCCATGCCCGCCGCCACCCAGACCCTGCTCGACGATGCCGTGGTGGATATCGACCGCTGGATCGCCGAGGAGGTCGAGGCGGCCTTCGCCGAGCAGGAAAGCACCGCCTTCGTGTCGGGCGACGGCGTCAACAAGCCGAAGGGCTTCCTCTCCGCCGACCGCGTCGAGGAGGAGGTCTGGGAATGGGGCAAGCTCGGCACGGTGCGCACGGGCGGCGCGAGCTTCCCGGCGGACAATCCGTCCGACGTGCTGGTAGACCTGATCTATGCCCTCAAGGCGGGCTACCGCCAGAACGCCTCCTTCGTCATGAACCGCAAGACGCAGAGCACGATCCGCCGGTTCAAGGACGATAACGGCCAGTATCTCTGGGCTCCACCTGCGAGCATCGGCCAGGCCGCGACCCTGATGGGCTTCCCCGTCGTCGAGGCCGAGGACATGCCGGACATCGCGGCGAATGCATGCGCCGTCGCCTTCGGTGACTTCAAGCGCGGCTACCTCATCGTCGACCGGGCGGGCATGCGCGTGCTGCGCGATCCGTATTCCGCCAAGCCCTATGTGCTGTTCTACACCACGAAGCGCGTGGGCGGCGGCGTGCAGGATTACGCGGCGATCAAGCTGCTGAAGTTCGCGGCTTGA